The following proteins are co-located in the Synchiropus splendidus isolate RoL2022-P1 chromosome 14, RoL_Sspl_1.0, whole genome shotgun sequence genome:
- the otogl gene encoding otogelin-like protein isoform X4, translating into MNLKRTLKRFLLMTFSVTQLLLTEGAQSHHSVSRLQRRANALRRKRDLLREESYRPLISEASLSRSVVHNYTARDSSSEHCGCLNGGWCQDGGVCDCSQFQAQGDRCQIIPNQGQDRDGICRSWGQYHYETFDGVYFYFPGTCSYILAQDCHSTSPRYTVWIHNSRHCVGSVYSCPRALSLLFPNEEEIHIAGYQVHQGGRRLILPQSISGVFIERLADYLLVKSVFGFSLAWDGGSGVYLKMSEEHHGAPCGLCGNFNHLASDDLTTARGIQTDEPAVFGNSWAVDLPHERACPSVDVYSSGPCQSESDMDDAIEKCSALLFFPFLSCHENIDPNPFVAGCISDLCVADDEETFCRALVEYTRACSHVGYPVREWRDSFPSCYDGCEESFVYRDCISCCPPTCTFEKECLGTNLHCLDGCYCPDGLILQNGTCIAASQCPCVYHGASYVQGHVLRQGCSVCTCIGGVWNCTENNCTAECSVIGDVFVTTFDGRMFLQPGSCQYVLAKSRSSSRFTVTLQYTSCAEQVCIQSVSVVLDEDVSHQVTLTREGEVMIGVNPAPALPYIDDVLAVQKLSSVFTQLKARIGLKLLYDGRGGRVYLQLESHWHGHTLGLCGTFNGNLRDDFLSPAGMIEGTPQLHANAWKVSSACVAPVNLPIIDPCEMNLQNVFYASHCEVLLETVFAPCHSHISPNVYQQQCRYQACRCGSSCLCTALAHYALLCSKHGVNIDFRAHVSECGVVCVGGMLYQSCVSSCGRSCRALSSTETCDPDDCAEGCGCPDGSYYDDVRQRCVQLSQCNCYSLTGVSQPGEVTFSASGPCLCRNGILDCVPEEKETESDEAGECAEGKVYHTCTDQRGGVACAPTCRNLMMNLTCPPNTPCIPGCVCPHGLVQHQGKCYYPENCPCAWLGLEYLPGEIVETSCYKCYSPCPAVCTVYSDRHYHTFDGLEYDYHSDCQVYLIKSVGEPEVSIVAQNKDCYESGIVCMKVLVIHVGLTKIYFTDNSGNPSPSTVVGRGSDFELWKAGYYTVVHFSNQDLTILWDRKTTVHIRAGPQWKGLLSGLCGNFDSVTVNDMTTSNHMEVSNAQTFGDSWALGQCESDYVVERPCEGDLGRQPYAKRECALLYSDVFAPCHNVVDVAWFYRNCLTDTCNCNRGGDCECLCTSIAAYAHKCCQQGVTIQWRSPAVCPYDCEYLNQELGDGPFSLVSAVYNNTMFAVNRTSSSVFPLVKEALGPLPPTGLLFNFMVTAGLHKDRSSRVPVVSLESAERPNYFLVITGRNCLKLEHWSRREDFSRRATFIQHQGLFMPGHTSFEHASQPGIFLTLTHTAARAQRYDTSDGFRASSSFTLEESRFVIPYRMMCEWRYQACASPCIHTCSDPDATRCLFLPPVEGCFPRCPKNMVLDEVTRRCVYIEDCVTLPPTPTPFEYVTRSNKTTTPGTTTAPSTTSPTTTSTTTATTTMTTTITATTSSTTDSPTTTTTTTAIPTTVTTEKLTSLPAPSATSHSTTSATVSTIPLTTSTTTSLSTEETTYVAGITTTTTVATTPVATSSQPPTPPSLVSTTTEPTITMAPTTTQALPTLTSAPATSTEASTLLLLSPASTTIQTTDASTVPVTTTVPISTSTELSTEPPATERITSPDTTTASTTHAFVWPTTPCTPPYSYRVDECAELICFNGELLLHNSSLHCRFNTTQPQCSLLGLPILINTDPCCPLWQCPCRCTVMSDLRVITFDGNNVALYDNGSYILVNLPRESIIGTVEKCPTSQSVNSIRRTSPTGGTSGLCFKKLNITTTSYRIIINRLDRKVTVNYRPARLPFSRQALYVEDTGSMYLIHTPGGVSIQWYHSTGIMVMQYITAGNASVPTRGLCGCCDGNPEDDLKLPNGTVVREVGDMMVFLQAWRVQTTDDAEHTRRVGDNCTTGDCSTCLSMLWQRPFTACHGKVPPEQFCDIIWAGDLHYKDHQCDFLAAYVAVCYTHQVCISWRRHNFCPLRCPPGKEYQPCVSTCTSRTCLNREYYEETTCSFVREECVCRSGTILHRADSPYCVTEDRCVCTDNDGNPRAPGEEWNGSVRGCCLYRCMENGSVVAVEPDCSAVAIPLCEREGEYVLDVLEEGACCPKKICECNMTICDSEAPPCDNGNRLVIGYSALSCCPEYRCECDPFACPPISAPVCREDQFLVEVRGEKSCCYSYLCVCESCIEPVPACSRGEIMAVDLNTTGSCCPQYHCVCDVNLCPESHVSCAAGLTLVQTTVPGDCCPQHHCECQCEDSSLPICQVGEEMFEVPDSSSSCGCPQRTCQKADVCLFQGVTVLGPGQSLVQYFEGELCYTVHCLQYKDPDTGFYAMEITSVNCSQKCGPHQVYEQSSDPQVCCGSCRNVSCSFTNENGTAEQYAVGGSWVENCTRYDCMETAVGAVILASGVVCPPFNDTECLQSGGVIQSYVDGCCRTCKEDGKTCKRVAIRTTIRKDDCRSNAPVTVYSCDGKCPSATIFNFNINSHARFCKCCRESRLQTRSVTLYCSRNATVVDYNFQEPLDCSCQWN; encoded by the exons TCTTACAGACCACTTATCTCAGAAGCTTCTCTATCACGCAGTGTCGTACACAACTACACAGCGAGAGATTCTTCTTCAG aacATTGTGGCTGTCTCAATGGAGGCTGGTGTCAGGATGGCGGAGTATGTGACTGTTCCCAGTTCCAAGCGCAGGGAGACCGCTGTCAGATCA TCCCTAACCAGGGTCAGGACCGTGATGGGATCTGTAGGTCATGGGGGCAGTACCACTACGAGACATTCGATGGCGTGTACTTCTACTTTCCTGGAACCTGCTCATATATCTTGGCCCAGGACTGCCATTCCACCTCGCCACGATACACAGTGTGG ATCCATAACAGCAGACATTGTGTTGGGAGTGTGTATTCGTGTCCAAGAGCTCTTAGCCTGCTCTTTCCGAATGAGGAGGAGATCCACATTGCTGGATATCAAGTCCACCAGGGGGGGCGTAG GCTAATTCTACCTCAGTCAATCAGTGGTGTGTTTATAGAGCGACTGGCAGATTACCTTCTTGTGAAAAGTGTCTTTGGTTTCTCTCTGGCCTGGGATGGAGGCTCAGGCGTCTATCTGAAGATGAGTGAGGAACACCATGGTGCCCCTTGTGGCTTGTGTGGGAATTTCAATCACCTTGCTAGTGATGACCTCACCACCGCCCGTG GCATCCAGACAGATGAGCCTGCAGTTTTTGGCAACAGTTGGGCTGTAGACTTGCCTCATGAAAGAGCCTGTCCATCAGTGGATGTTTACTCAAGTGGACCGTGCCAGTCTGAGTCAGATATGGAT GATGCCATAGAGAAATGCAGCGCTCTTCTGTTTTTCCCCTTTCTGTCCTGTCACGAGAATATTGACCCAAACCCATTCGTGGCGGGCTGTATCTCCGACCTCTGCGT GGCTGATGACGAGGAAACTTTCTGCCGTGCCCTGGTCGAGTATACTAGAGCCTGCTCTCATGTCGGGTATCCAGTCAGGGAATGGAGGGACAGTTTCCCATCCTGTT ATGATGGCTGCGAGGAGAGTTTTGTCTATAGAGATTGTATCAGCTGCTGTCCACCCACTTGCACTTTCGAAAAAGAGTGTCTTGGAACCAATTTGCATTGCCTGGATGGCTGCTACTGCCCTGATG GCCTTATTCTGCAAAATGGAACATGCATTGCTGCCTCTCAGTGTCCTTGTGTTTACCACGGAGCCTCATATGTACAAGGACATGTGTTGCGACAAGGGTGCAGTGTTTG TACTTGCATTGGAGGAGTGTGGAACTGCACTGAGAACAACTGCACAG CTGAGTGTTCGGTTATTGGTGACGTGTTTGTGACGACGTTCGATGGGAGGATGTTTCTCCAGCCGGGGTCTTGTCAGTATGTCCTGGCGAAAAGCAGAAGCAGCAGTAGGTTCACAGTCACACTGCAGTACACGAGCTGTGCTGAG CAGGTGTGTATTCAGTCAGTGTCTGTGGTGTTGGATGAAGACGTAAGCCATCAAGTCACACTGACCAGAGAGGGAGAAGTCATGATTGGTGTCAACCCTGCACCTGCACTGCCATATATTGACG ATGTGTTGGCCGTGCAGAAGCTCAGCTCTGTGTTCACACAGTTGAAGGCCAGGATTGGGCTAAAGTTGCTCTATGATGGACGAGGTGGTCGTGTCTATCTGCAGCTGGAGAGCCACTGGCATGGACACACTCTCGGGCTGTGCGGAACCTTCAATGGAAATCTCCGGGATGACTTTCT GTCTCCAGCAGGTATGATAGAAGGCACGCCGCAGCTCCACGCTAATGCCTGGAAGGTGTCTTCAGCTTGTGTGGCGCCAGTCAACCTGCCCATTATTGACCCATGTGAGATGAACCTACAGAATG TGTTCTACGCATCGCACTGTGAGGTTCTGTTGGAGACGGTGTTTGCACCCTGTCACAGCCACATCAGTCCAAATGTCTACCAACAACAGTGTCGGTACCAGGCCTGTCGCTGTGGCAGCAGCTGTCTGTGCACCGCTCTGGCTCACTACGCTCTTCTCTGCTCCAAACATGGTGTTAACATTGACTTCAGAGCTCATGTCTCTGAATGTG GAGTGGTGTGTGTTGGAGGAATGCTGTATCAATCTTGTGTGTCCTCCTGCGGGCGGTCCTGTCGTGCTCTATCTAGCACGGAGACATGCGACCCAGACGACTGTGCGGAGGGGTGTGGCTGCCCAGATGGTAGTTACTATGACGACGTCCGTCAGCGATGTGTTCAGCT GTCTCAGTGCAACTGTTATTCTTTAACTGGTGTGTCACAACCAGGGGAGGTGACCTTCAGTGCTTCTGGACCCTG CCTTTGCAGAAATGGAATTTTGGACTGCGTGCCAGAAGAAAAAG AGACAGAGAGCGATGAAGCAGGGGAATGCGCGGAGGGGAAAGTGTACCACACTTGCACAGACCAGAGAGGAGGCGTGGCTTGTGCGCCAACTTGTCGTAATCTTATGATGAACCTCACCTGTCCTCCCAACACACCCTGCATCCCAGGGTGTGTCTGTCCTCATGG GTTAGTGCAGCACCAAGGGAAGTGTTACTACCCGGAGAACTGTCCCTGTGCTTGGCTTGGTCTCGAGTATCTGCCCGGGGAAATCGTGGAAACGTCATGCTACAAATG CTACTCACCATGTCCAGCTGTGTGCACGGTCTACAGTGACAGACATTATCACACCTTTGATGGTTTGGAGTATGACTACCACTCAGACTGCCAGGTCTACTTGATTAAA AGTGTTGGAGAACCAGAAGTGTCGATTGTTGCCCAGAATAAGGACTGCTATGAGAGTGGTATCGTGTGCATGAAAGTACTGGTTATCCACGTCGGACTGACGAAGATCTACTTCACTGACAACTCTGGAAATCCT AGTCCGTCAACTGTTGTTGGTCGAGGGTCTGATTTTGAGCTGTGGAAAGCTGGCTACTACACAGTGGTCCATTTCTCAAACCAGGACCTGACCATCCTTTGGGACCGAAAGACAACTGTGCACATCAGAGCTGGACCTCAGTGGAAG GGACTTCTCAGTGGCCTCTGCGGCAATTTTGATAGTGTCACTGTCAACGATATGACCACCTCCAATCACATGGAAGTCAGTAATGCGCAGACATTTGGAGACAGTTGGGCACTGGGGCAG TGCGAAAGCGACTACGTTGTGGAGCGACCGTGTGAAGGGGACCTGGGCAGGCAGCCTTACGCCAAGAGGGAGTGTGCTCTTCTCTACAGTGATGTCTTTGCTCCCTGTCACAATGTG GTGGATGTTGCCTGGTTCTATCGGAACTGCTTGACAGACACTTGTAACTGTAACCGTGGGGGGGACTGCGAGTGTCTTTGCACCTCGATTGCTGCATACGCTCACAAATGCTGCCAACAAGGTGTCACCATACAGTGGAGATCTCCTGCAGTTTGCC CTTACGATTGTGAATACTTAAATCAAG AACTGGGTGATGGTCCTTTTTCTTTGGTGAGTGCTGTCTACAACAACACCATGTTTGCAGTCAATCGTACCAGCAGTTCAGTCTTCCCTTTGGTGAAAGAAGCATTGGGACCGTTGCCACCAACTGGTCTACTGTTCAACTTCATGGTCACTGCCGGCCTCCATAAGGACAGATCGTCAC GTGTCCCTGTGGTGTCGCTAGAGTCTGCAGAGAGACCAAATTACTTCCTAGTCATCACAGGaagaaactgtctgaagttggAGCACTGGAGCCGCCGAGAGGATTTTAGTCGCAGAGCAACCTTTATCCAACATCAGGGTTTGTTTATGCCAGGCCACACCTCATTTGAACACGCCAGCCAGCCTGGAATATTTCTGACGCTGACACACACTGCGGCTCGTGCACAAAGATACGACACCTCTGACGGCTTCAGAGCGAGCAGCAGTTTCACACTGGAGG AGAGTCGTTTTGTGATTCCCTATCGTATGATGTGTGAGTGGCGCTACCAGGCTTGTGCAAGCCCTTGTATTCACACATGCAGTGACCCAGATGCGACACGCTGCCTGTTCCTGCCTCC AGTGGAGGGTTGTTTTCCAAGATGCCCTAAAAACATGGTCCTGGATGAAGTGACAAGAAGATGTGTCTACATAGAGGATT GTGTGACACTTCCACCAACGCCCACTCCTTTTGAATATGTGACAAGGTCAAATAAAACAACCACTCCTGGTACAACAACTGCTCCAAGCACTACCAGTCCGACGACGACGTCCACTACCACTGCAACCACCACAATGACCACCACCATAACTGCAACAACCTCATCTACAACTGACAGTCCAACAACAACCACCACCACTACTGCCATCCCAACAACTGTGACGACTGAAAAATTGACCTCTCTGCCGGCTCCGTCTGCCACTTCTCATTCGACCACCAGTGCTACTGTTTCGACCATTCCACTCACCACATCAACAACAACGTCACTCAGCACGGAAGAAACAACATATGTCGCAGGAATCACTACAACGACCACGGTTGCGACAACACCAGTTGCAACATCCTCTCAACCCCCCACACCACCTTCCCTGGTGTCCACTACAACTGAGCCAACAATCACCATGGCCCCCACGACAACGCAAGCTCTACCAACATTAACTTCTGCCCCTGCAACATCCACAGAAGCCTCCACCCTCCTGCTGCTTTCCCCAGCCAGCACGACCATACAGACAACAGACGCTTCCACAGTCCCTGTAACAACCACAGTACCCATTTCTACATCCACTGAGCTCTCTACAGAGCCTCCTGCTACAGAGAGAATCACAAGTCCGGATACAACTACTGCATCAACAACACATGCATTTGTCTGGCCCACAACTCCCTGTACA CCTCCGTACTCCTATCGAGTTGATGAATGTGCGGAGCTGATCTGTTTCAATGGcgagctgctgcttcacaatTCTTCGCTCCATTGCCGCTTCAACACCACCCAACCCCAGTGCAGCCTCCTGGGCCTGCCCATCCTCATCAACACAGACCCTTGCTGCCCACTTTGGCAGTGTCCTT GTCGCTGCACTGTGATGTCCGACTTGCGTGTGATCACATTTGATGGCAACAATGTGGCGTTATATGACAACGGCTCTTATATCCTTGTTAACCTGCCAAGGGAGAGCATCATCGGAACAGTGGAAAAATGCCCAACCAGTCAA AGCGTCAACTCCATCCGAAGAACA AGCCCTACAGGTGGAACATCTGGTCTATGTTTTAAGAAACTGAACATAACAACCACCTCCTATCGAATTATTATCAACCGCTTGGATCGAAAG GTGACTGTGAACTACCGACCTGCCAGGCTTCCTTTCTCCCGTCAGGCTCTTTACGTGGAGGACACTGGCAGCATGTACCTGATCCACACACCGGGCGGTGTAAGCATTCAATGGTACCACAGCACAGGTATTATGGTGATGCAGTACATCACCGCCGGTAATGCCTCTGTGCCCACTCGAGGACTGTGTG GCTGTTGCGATGGAAACCCAGAGGACGACTTGAAGTTACCTAATGGCACAGTCGTCAGGGAGGTTGGAGACATGATGGTCTTCCTTCAGGCTTGGAGGGTCCAGACCACAGACGACGCCGAGCACACACGCAGAGTAGGAGACAATTGTACGACTGGGGACTGTTCCACCTGCCTCTCCATGCTGTGGCAGAGACCCTTTACAGCGTGCCATGGCAAG GTACCACCAGAACAGTTCTGTGACATCATCTGGGCAGGAGACCTGCACTACAAGGACCACCAATGCGACTTCCTTGCGGCGTATGTGGCGGTCTGCTACACGCATCAAGTCTGCATCAGCTGGAGACGACACAACTTTTGCC CACTGCGCTGCCCCCCTGGTAAAGAGTATCAGCCATGTGTGAGCACATGCACCAGCCGCACCTGTTTGAACAGAGAGTACTATGAGGAGACCACCTGCTCCTTCGTCAGAGAAGAGTGCGTGTGTCGTAGTGGAACCATCTTGCACCGAGCAGATTCTCCCTACTGTGTCACAGAGGACCGCTGTG TGTGCACGGACAATGATGGTAACCCACGGGCCCCCGGCGAGGAGTGGAATGGCTCTGTACGAGGCTGCTGCTTGTACAGGTGTATGGAGAATGGGTCTGTGGTAGCTGTGGAGCCTGACTGCAGCGCTGTAGCCATCCCGCTGTGTGAAAGGGAGGGAGAGTATGTACTCGATGTGCTGGAAGAAGGAGCCTGCTGTCCAAAAAAGATCTGTG AGTGCAACATGACCATCTGTGACAGTGAAGCCCCGCCCTGTGATAACGGCAACAGACTTGTGATTGGATACAGCGCCCTGTCCTGCTGCCCTGAATACAGATGTG AGTGTGACCCCTTTGCGTGCCCTCCTATTTCTGCCCCTGTCTGCCGAGAAGATCAATTCTTAGTGGAGGTTCGTGGTGAGAAGTCGTGCTGCTATTCTTACCTCTGTG TGTGTGAATCCTGTATTGAGCCCGTGCCAGCTTGCTCACGTGGGGAAATTATGGCTGTAGATCTGAACACAACTGGCAGCTGCTGTCCCCAGTATCACTGCG TCTGCGATGTCAACCTTTGCCCCGAATCCCATGTGAGCTGCGCGGCTGGTCTCACACTGGTTCAAACTACTGTCCCTGGAGATTGTTGCCCTCAGCATCACTGTG AATGCCAATGTGAGGACAGCTCTCTCCCTATCTGTCAGGTG GGGGAGGAGATGTTTGAGGttccagacagcagcagcagctgcggtTGTCCTCAGCGGACTTGCC agaaAGCAGATGTTTGTCTCTTCCAAGGAGTGACAGTGCTTGGTCCCGGCCAGTCCTTGGTTCAGTACTTTGAGGGAGAGTTGTGCTACACCGTTCACTGTCTGCAATACAAGGATCCGGACACTGGCTTTTATGCAATGGAAATAACTTCTGTCAATTGTTCTCAGAAGTGTGGACCG CACCAAGTGTACGAACAGTCCAGCGACCCCCAGGTGTGCTGCGGCTCCTGTCGGAACGTGTCCTGCAGCTTCACCAATGAGAACGGGACCGCAGAGCAATATGCT GTCGGGGGTTCGTGGGTGGAGAACTGCACACGGTATGACTGCATGGAAACGGCGGTGGGAGCTGTGATACTGGCCTCTGGTGTGGTTTGCCCTCCGTTCAATGACACTGAGTGTCTTCAG AGTGGTGGCGTGATCCAGAGTTATGTGGACGGCTGTTGCAGAACAT GTAAAGAAGATGGTAAGACGTGCAAGAGAGTGGCCATCCGTACTACAATTCGAAAAGACGACTGCAGGAGCAATGCCCCT GTTACAGTCTATTCTTGTGATGGGAAATGTCCTTCAGCCACCATATTCAACTTCAACATCAACAGTCACGCCAGGTTCTGTAAGTGCTGCCGTGAAAGTAGACTGCAAACACGCTCAGTCACACTCTACTGCTCTCGTAACGCCACCGTCGTGGACTACAACTTCCAAGAGCCTTTGGACTGCTCCTGCCAATGGAACTGA